In Roseicyclus marinus, the genomic window CATTTCCGTCAGCTGTCCGACCCCAAAGGTCAGGCCGGCAACCAGCGCGATGAAGATCAGGACTTTGAGCAAGGACCAAAGCATCATGGTGTCCCTTCAGTTACCGCTGGACGCAAGCGCGCCGGACAGGATGGCGAGCCCCGCAAGCGCATCGGCGCGGGCCTGAACGCCTGTGGCCCATGGCGCCAGTTCGGCCTGTGCGCCGTCGGGCAGCGCGGACAGTTCTGCCAGCGCGCCGTTCAGATCGCCCGCTTCGATCGCGGCCCCGATCCGGCTGAGCACGGCATCGGGATCGTCACCTTCGCGCGGTTCGACGGACCGTCCTCCGATCTGACCCATGACAAAGGCACCCAGACGGTCACCCATGCTGTCGCCCGCAGCCTCCTGCAAGGCGCGGGGCAGGGCGGCACGGGCAAGGGCGGGAAACTCCGCCTGCAATGCACCCAGCGTCGGCACGCCCGAGGCTGCAAGATCGGCAAGCCCTGCGGGAACCTCGGTCACCTGACCAAGGGCGGCCACGGCATCGCCAAAGGGCGCGCCGGTTTCCAATGCCACCTGCATTTGCACCAGTGCTGCTTCCGCTTCGACCCGTGCGAGGGCGGCGGCGGCTTGTGCCTCGGCTTCGGCCACGGCGGCGGCGGCTTGGGCTTCGGCCTCGGCAGCGGCCTGCGCGGCGGCTTCGGCAGCAGCCTGCAGGGTCGCGGCCTGTTCCGCGGCGGCAGCACGTTGCGCCTCGAGCTCGGCTTCGAGCGCGGTCGCGGCTTCGAGCGCTGCGGCATTGTCGGCGGTGATGTCGCCGCTGAAGACCGGACGCTCTTCCAGAACGGCGACCCTGTCGGACAGGCTTCCAAGCGCTTCGGTCGCGCTGGCGATCTCTTCGGCCAAGGCACCGATCTGATCGGTGATGGGGGTCAGGTCGATGTTGCCTGCCGCGCCGACTGTCGCGGGTACCGATTGCAGCGCGGCAACCTGCGCCTGAAGCGCGGCGAGTGTTTCGGACTGGGTGGCCAGCGCCTCTGCGATGGCCCCGGTCTGTGCGCTGTTTGGTGCGGGCCCGCGCGACGGCAAGACGCCCATATAGGCCGCGCCAAAGCCGATACCGGCTGCGACAACGCCGCCGATCACCATGGGCACAAGGCTGTTGCGTTGGGGCGGCGGCGGCGCAGGTGGCGGCGTGGGCCGGGTTGGCTCCGGCTCGGGCGTGGCAAGCGTTTCGCTTCCGTCGCCGGGTTCAAGCACCACCTCGGCCTCTTCCACCTCGTCCTTGGCACCGGTCACGCTGTCATCCCCGGCAAGGCCATCGGGCTGGGGCGACGCTGTTTCGTCCGCATCGGTCGCTGGGGGGCTGTCCTGTTCGACGACATCCGCCGCTGCGGCAGGGGCTTCGTCGGTGGTGGTCCGCGCTTCGGACGAATCGGCCTGTTCGGTCGGTGCTTCGATCGCATCAGGGCTTTGCGTGTCTTCGACAGGAGCGGTCGTTTCCGCGTTATCGCGCCGATTTCTTGTGCTGCCTGAGCTTTTCGAGCTTCCCCGTGCCACCTGACTGTCCTTCATCTGTAAGTTTCAAAACTGTCCAGAGCGCATGACACTGACATCCCGGAAAGCCTAGACCAGCGTGTCACGCCCCTCAAGCTGCACCTAGCAAGAAATGAGCGCCGAGACTGCGCGGATCATCGCAGGCGCATCGGGCGCAGCCGCAACAGTCGCGCGTTCGGCAAGATCATCGGGCAGGGCTGCGCGGGTGGCCTCGCTGATCACGACCGGATGAATTCGGCTGACTGCATCGCCCGCCGCCCGGACGAACAGGCGCGCACTGCGGGGCGAAAACAGCGGCACGAAAACGGGACCGGGATGGGCCAGCGCCGTGGCAAGTGCTGCGCCCTGGGGGATGCTGACCTGGTCGTAGATCGCCCGCCCCTCGGCCCTCAGACCTTCGCGGCTCAGCGCTTCGGCGATATCCGCGCTCAGATGTGCACCATGCAGGTGCAACAGCCGCCCTTCCGGCCGCGCATCGAGCATCAGGCCCACAAGGGCCGCGGCATCCCCCCCGGCAGAGATCGCCTTGAGCCCGATGTCGCGGGCAGCCTCGGCGGTGCGGTCGCCCACGCACCACGCGGGCAGGCTGCGATCCGTGCTCAGGCTGGCAAAGGTCTCGACCCCGGCGGCGGAGGTGAAGATCAAAGCCGACACACCCTCAAGCGTCAGGCCCTGCCCAAGGGGCGCGATCTCCATCAAGGGCAGGATCGCCACCGCGATCGGCCCGCATTCGGCACGCAGCGCCTCGGCAAAGCGGTCCGAGGCCGCGCGCGGGCGGGTCAGGATCACAAGGGGCGCGCCATTGTCAGACATGAGCCCGAGTGTTACCTGCCAAGGCGCCAGCCTGCAACGAGGCGCCCGATGCCCCGCTCCCTCACGATCCTCGGTCTTGAATCGAGCTGCGACGACACCGGCGCGGCCGTCCTGCGCCGTGAGGGGGACAAGGCCGTGATCCTGTCCAATGTCGTGGCCAGCCAGACCGACCTGCACGCGGCCTTTGGCGGTGTGGTGCCCGAGATCGCGGCGCGCGCCCATGCCGAAAAGCTTGATATCATGGTGGAACAGGCGCTCGCCGAGGCGGGCGTGGCGCTTTGCGAAATCGATGCCGTGGCGGTGACGGCGGGGCCCGGCCTGATCGGTGGCGTTCTGTCCGGTGTCATGGCGGCCAAGGGGCTGGCGATGGGTCTGGGAAAGCCGCTTGTCGGGGTGAACCACCTGGCCGGTCACGCGCTGACGCCGGTTCTGACGGACGGGATGCGGTTTCCCTACCTGATGCTGCTGGTCTCGGGCGGGCATTGCCAGTTCTTGCGCGTCGATGGCCCGCAGGACTTTCGGCGGCTCGGCGGCACGATCGACGACGCGCCCGGCGAAGCCTTTGACAAGGTTGCGCGCCTTCTGGGGCTGCCGCAACCGGGTGGGCCCGCCGTCGAAGGTGCGGCCAGGGCCGGTGATCCCGCGCGGTTCGACCTGCCGCGCCCGCTGATGGACCGCCCCGGTTGCGACATGAGCTTTTCGGGCCTGAAAACCGCTGTTCTGCGGGTCCGCGACGATCTGGTCGCGGCGCAGGGCGGGTTGAGCGAACAGGATCGCGCCGATCTGTGCGCCGGGTTCCAGGCCGCTGTCGCCGATGTGCTGGCCGGGAAATCCGCCCGCGCGCTGGAGGGGCAAGGGGCGCTGACGGGCTTTGCCGTGGCGGGCGGGGTCGCTGCCAATGCCAGTTTGCGCGCGCGGCTCGATGCGGTCGCCGCGGCGGCGGGTCTGCCTTTCGTCGCGCCGCCGCTGGCGCTTTGCACCGACAATGCGGCGATGATCGCCTTTGCGGGATTGCTGCTGCACGAGGCGGGGGCGCGGGATGATCTGACCCTGTCGGCACGCCCGCGTTGGCCGCTTGATGCCGCCGCGGCACCCCTCCTCGGTTCGGGGAAAAAGGGGGCCAAGGCATGAGCGCCCGTCTCGACATTCTGGGGGCGGGGGCTTTCGGCACGGCATTGGCCATTGCCTATGCGCAGGCGGGCCACGACGTGACGCTCTGGGCGCGCGACGGCGCGCAGGAGATGCGCCGCACCCGCGAAAACGCCCGCCGCTTGCCCGGCCATCGCCTGCCCGAGGCGCTGCGCGTGAC contains:
- a CDS encoding COG4223 family protein is translated as MKDSQVARGSSKSSGSTRNRRDNAETTAPVEDTQSPDAIEAPTEQADSSEARTTTDEAPAAAADVVEQDSPPATDADETASPQPDGLAGDDSVTGAKDEVEEAEVVLEPGDGSETLATPEPEPTRPTPPPAPPPPQRNSLVPMVIGGVVAAGIGFGAAYMGVLPSRGPAPNSAQTGAIAEALATQSETLAALQAQVAALQSVPATVGAAGNIDLTPITDQIGALAEEIASATEALGSLSDRVAVLEERPVFSGDITADNAAALEAATALEAELEAQRAAAAEQAATLQAAAEAAAQAAAEAEAQAAAAVAEAEAQAAAALARVEAEAALVQMQVALETGAPFGDAVAALGQVTEVPAGLADLAASGVPTLGALQAEFPALARAALPRALQEAAGDSMGDRLGAFVMGQIGGRSVEPREGDDPDAVLSRIGAAIEAGDLNGALAELSALPDGAQAELAPWATGVQARADALAGLAILSGALASSGN
- a CDS encoding uroporphyrinogen-III synthase, which produces MSDNGAPLVILTRPRAASDRFAEALRAECGPIAVAILPLMEIAPLGQGLTLEGVSALIFTSAAGVETFASLSTDRSLPAWCVGDRTAEAARDIGLKAISAGGDAAALVGLMLDARPEGRLLHLHGAHLSADIAEALSREGLRAEGRAIYDQVSIPQGAALATALAHPGPVFVPLFSPRSARLFVRAAGDAVSRIHPVVISEATRAALPDDLAERATVAAAPDAPAMIRAVSALISC
- the tsaD gene encoding tRNA (adenosine(37)-N6)-threonylcarbamoyltransferase complex transferase subunit TsaD, coding for MPRSLTILGLESSCDDTGAAVLRREGDKAVILSNVVASQTDLHAAFGGVVPEIAARAHAEKLDIMVEQALAEAGVALCEIDAVAVTAGPGLIGGVLSGVMAAKGLAMGLGKPLVGVNHLAGHALTPVLTDGMRFPYLMLLVSGGHCQFLRVDGPQDFRRLGGTIDDAPGEAFDKVARLLGLPQPGGPAVEGAARAGDPARFDLPRPLMDRPGCDMSFSGLKTAVLRVRDDLVAAQGGLSEQDRADLCAGFQAAVADVLAGKSARALEGQGALTGFAVAGGVAANASLRARLDAVAAAAGLPFVAPPLALCTDNAAMIAFAGLLLHEAGARDDLTLSARPRWPLDAAAAPLLGSGKKGAKA